Within the Catalinimonas niigatensis genome, the region CAGGCTTACCAAAAGGGGAGCTATACCATTGAGTCGGACTGGTCGGGAGCCAGCTACTGGTACAGTCTGGTAGCTCTGGCAAAGCAGGCAGAAGTTAAGTTATTAGGTTTAAGGGAAGACTCTTTGCAGGGAGATATCGCCATCGTGGAGATCATGGATAAACTGGGCGTAACTTCTACCTTTGATGAGGAAGGGGTATTGCTTCAGAAAAAAGAAGCGGTGGAAGAACTGGCTTACGATTTCAGCGATTGCCCTGATCTGGCACAGACTGTGGCCGTAACCTGCGCGGCCAAAGGCATTCCCTGCACCATGATGGGATTGGAGAGTTTGTATATCAAAGAAACAGATCGGGTGGCTGCTTTGCGGGAGGAACTGAGTAAGATAGGCGCAAGCCTGCTGGAGGACAAAGAAACCTGGGAACTGAAGCCCGGAGTGAATCCCAAAGAAATTGAAAAGGTGCAAATCCATACCTACGAAGACCATCGGATGGCGATGGCTTTTGCCCCACTTGCGGCTTTGATGGATGTGATAATAGAAGACCCGGATGTGGTAGTAAAATCCTATCCCGGATTCTGGAAAGATTTAGGTCAGGCTGGCGTAGTGCAACTGGCGTAATGCAAGAGCTTATAAACTCCTGACCTCTTTCTGAGTAGCAGGAACATGCTGTACCTGAGCAGTAGTTTGTTGCTTTTTAACTTCGGGCTTCTGAGCGTAAGCAGGGCAGGAGTGATAAGTAGAACAACTAGCTGCTAAACTGATAACACAAGCAGCTACAAATCCTGTTTTTAGTAGTTTCATAATATTGTCTTTGTGATTTAACTATAGAAAGTAAAAGTTTATTTTACTTTAATAAAAGGATAAACGCCAAAAAGTTTCCATTAGTGCCCTTTTCAAAGCAATTAGAATCACTTTATGCCCAGACTTTAGTGCCTTCCGTGCAGTTTTTACATATCTCAATTTCAGAGCGGGAATGTAAGAGGCTTTGCCTGAACTGTCGGTATGCTTTACTCCGCCATATTTCCCGGAAACTTTTGTCCTGCATACTGCCCAACTGATAGTGGGCATCTTTGTCAAAGCAGCAGGGGACGACTTTGCCATCCCAGGTGATGACACAGGAGTGCCACATCTTCCAGCAGTGGTTGAGTAGCTTATTTTTGATGGCATAGGTACCGTCTGCCAGTTTGCGATAACGGGAGTACTTTTGCTGTTGTGGAATCAGGGGCGAACCCTGAATATAATCATAAATCTGTGCGGTTTTGAAGCCCACGCTGTCTACTCCCAGTGCCTTGGCCAGTTGCTGCACCTCCTCTATCTGATGCTCATTAGGCCCCACCACCAGAAACTGAAAAATCACATGAGGGGTAGGAGACTTGAGCTCCTTTTTCCATCTGATGATATTTTTGGTTCCTTCAATTACCTTTTCCAGCTTACCTCCTTTGCGATAGGCTTCATAGGTTTCCTGGGTAGTGCCGTCAATGGAAATGATCAATCGGTCCAGACCGGATGCTACCGTTTTGCGGGCGTTTTCATCAGAAAGGTAATGGGCATTGGTAGAAGTAGCCGTATAAATATCCTGAGCTGCCGCGTATTTTACCCAGTCCAGAAACTGCGGATGCAGATAAGGCTCTCCCTGAAAGTAAAAAAGCAGGTAACAAAGGGTATCTTTGAGTTCGTCAATGGTTTTGCGGAACACTTCTTCCTGCAACATACCAGTAGGTCGGGAAAAGGAGCGAAGGCCGCTGGGGCATTCAGGACAGCGTAAATTGCAGGCGGTAGTTGGTTCTATAGAAATACTGATGGGCAAGCCTGCCTGCTTAGCCCTTCCACTGATGCGGGAAAGATAGTAGCTTCCCAACACTTTTAGTGTGTTTGTACTACGCCTGAAGGTAAGTTTAGAAATAAAGTTAAGGCTGTCCTGTAGATTGCTCTTCATAGTAGCGCTAATTTAAGACGAAAGTTATAATTTTACCCTGGAAGCATGAATAGTCTTTGAATCTTAAAACCCAGGGATGATACTAATTGCAGATAGTGGCTCTACCAAAACCGATTGGCGCGTGATTGACGAGGCAGGTAAAATAAGCCAGGCCAAAACAGTAGGGCTCAATCCTTATCTGGAAACCAAAGAGAAAATTGCAGCGGTGCTAAGGGAAGAACTCTATCCTCAGCTCAATACTTCTATCCATGAAGTCCATTTTTATGGCGCAGGCTGCACCACTCCATCTGCCTGTGCTTTGATCAGTGAGGCAATCAAAACAGTTTTTCAGGAAGTGAAAGTGGCTGTAAATAGCGATCTGCTTGGTGCGGCAAGAGCGTTGTGTGGGACTGAAGCAGGCATCGCCTGTATTCTGGGGACAGGTTCTAATACCTGCCTCTATGACGGAAAAGAGATCATAGACAATATTCCGCCCATGGGCTACATCATAGGCGATGAAGGAAGCGGCTCTAATATCGGGAAAGAGTTGATCAACCGATATTTCAGACGTGAACTACCGCCTGGGATCAAAGAGAAACTGGAGAAGCGTTTTGATATGAGCAAAGAATCGGTGCTGGAAAATGTGATGCGCCAGCCTTATCCTAACCGCTACATGGCAGGCTTTGCTAAGTTTGTATTTCAGAATCTGAAAGAGCCTTACCTGATGCAGATGGTTTACAGTATTCTGGCAAATTTCTTTGACAAAACCATCGCCCATTACGACAATTACCAGCAGTACAAAATACATTTTACCGGCTCTATCGCGTTTTACTTTGGCAACCTACTTCGGCAGGTAGCCAATGACAAAGGGTTGAGGGTGTTTAACATATTAGAAAGCCCCATCGCCGGATTAACATTATATCACCAAGAAATTTTAAAATCATGAGTACGACAGAATCCTCATCCCTATACCAGGACCTAGAAAAAATGCCTACCGGCGAGCTGTTGAAAGGCATAAACAATGAAGACAAGAAAGTAGCCTATGCGGTGGAAAAAGTAATTCCACAGATAGAAAAGCTGGTAGACGGTATTGTGGAAAGAATGAAAAAAGGAGGCAGACTCTTTTATATAGGTGCCGGAACGAGTGGCCGCCTGGGCGTCGTGGATGCTTCTGAGTGTCCGCCTACCTATGGCGTGCCCCATGATTGGGTCATTGGGATTATGGCTGGAGGTGATGCTGCTATTCGCAAATCAGTGGAGCACGCTGAAGATGATCCGGAGCAGGCATGGAAAGACCTTCAAACCTACGATATCAATGAAAAAGACACGCTGATAGGCATCGCTGCTTCTGGTCGTACCCCTTATGTCATTGGTGGCGTAAAAGATGCAAGAGCAAAAGGCATACTTACCGGATGTATTACCTGCAACCTGGAATCTGCACTGGCTGAAGCCGCTGAAATTCCGATAGAAGTGGTCGTAGGACCGGAGTTTGTCACTGGTAGTACCCGAATGAAGTCAGGAACGGCTCAAAAACTGGTGCTTAATATGATTTCAACCACAACCATGATCGGTTTGGGGAAAGTAAAAGGGAATCGTATGGTAGATATGCAATTGAGCAATAATAAACTGGTAGACCGGGGAACAAGAATGCTCATGGAAGAGTTGAAAGTGGACAGGGAAAAAGCCGAAGCTTTGCTCAGAAAACACGGATCAGTTCGCCAGGCCCTGGCAGCTGAGAAGCACGATTTTTAGAGTTTTTGCCTCATGTTTTTTCTTCTTTTACAGGAAAGATAAACCACTGCAAAAGCTGGAAGGATATGCACAACATTGAACCTTTTTATAACTGGCATAAATATTACAACCCGGCGGAGGATGAACTATCTCCTTACTTCGGCAAAGAGTATAATTACGAGCTGTACTCCAACACCATCTATGGCTATTACATAGATCCGGCCTGGGATTTTATGGGTTCTGAAACCCTCTATATCAAAATCCTTTTTGCTGACTATGAGCGAAGGGTTTGTGTGATAGAATTGATTGGCGAATGGAATGACGCCCTGAACAACGATATCATGCATCTGAAGCGCAATATCATAGACCACCTCACGCAACAGGACATCAATAAGTTTATTCTGGTGGGCGAAAATATCCTGAACTTCCACGGTTCGGATGATTGCTATTATGAAGAATGGTTTGAGGATGTGGAAGATGGCTGGATAGCAGCAGTAGGGTTTCGTGATTTTGTCCTTTCTGAAATGACAGTATTCAATATTGATTCTTATATCAACTATGGTGGGAGTCTGCAGATAGAAAACTGGCGAACACTGAAGCCGCTGCAGTTTTATGAGCTGGTGAGCTCTCTGATCACTCGCCGCCTATCTCTTCCCTGATCAGCTGTACCCGGGCAATTTCCGATACCAGATAGCGCTTCCCGCTTTTCAGGTCCCGGCACAGCGCTCTTGTACGGCGCACGGCCTCTTTTACAAAAGTCATATTCCTGAACTGAAAAGCTTGTTCAAGCTGTACTTTTGCCAGTGGCATACTCCCGTCCTGCTGATCGTATTTTTGCAATGCCAGGGACAGCTTATGGTCTGATCCGCTGGCCGCTTTGGGATTGAGCATGTATTTGGTCAGTGGCAGGAGTATCTCTTTTGGAAAAACTTTTTCGTTCAACATCGGCTGCATCAATTCCTGAAAACTGTTTTTCCATTGTTTACCGTGGGGGGCAATCCTAAATCCATGTTTTTGAAAAGCAAGCAAGTGAGCAATCTCATGCAAATAAGTGATCAAAAAGGAGTAGGGATTGAGTGTAGCATTCAGCGTAATGACATGCGTTTTTTTTCCACTATGATAACGATAATCCCCCAGCTTAGAAAGACGCTTCGGAGTAATATGCAGGCTAAAAGGATACTGTAGCCAAAGTTCCAGGCAGTATGCCTGAGCAGTGTCTGGCACATGGCGGCTCATGATCCGCGTAATTTGACTATTTGCGTTAGAGCTCATCAAAATTTTTGTCACTTCTCAACCATTGCTGCTCCTCTTTGCTAAGCTGCATGTCTTTCGTGATTCTGTGGTGCGTAGGGCGGTTCAACGAAAAAACCACCAGTGCTATCGCATATAAACCGGCGAAGATTTGCTCTCCCATAAAATACATACCGATAATCGCCAGAAAATTGGCCAGACTGAGTAATCCGTACTTATATAAAGAGGCTTCATGAAAAGCCCTTAACTTTTCCCGAAAAGCGGAAGCTTGGCGTTGGCGGAGTTGTTTTGCATAAAGGCTGTAAGCAAAATATAAGCATATCAAGACGCCGACAGGAAGCACGATGTGGGGCAGCCACATTATACTTTCAGTAGGCTTTAAACCTCCCACTTCTTCATATTGAAGATAAATCAGCACAAAAAAGATCAGCGGCATACCTACCATCAGATAAAACACCAACGTAAGCGTGTTGAAATATTCATATGAATTACTCAAAAAGTTTCTTTTTTTAGACATGCTATGGTTAAATACGCTGTATATGCTGATTAATAGATGTGCGAACAATAAGTTGCACAAGATTGTATTATATTTATAGCAATCATTTGCTGTTGATATTGCCATCTAGCAGACCCGTAAAACTAATCTTTCTACATAAATTCGCATAGCTTTTTGATGAAGAATGCAATCTTGCTCATACTGGTATTTTTTTTCGCTGCCGCCTGTAGCTCCCGTATCAACCAACAGACGGAAGAACAACTGACGGATGAACAGTTTGACTCATTGCGTACAGTATATTATAGCCTGAATGATAGCCTCAAGCATAGCTGGAGCATTATGCTGGAGGATGACAATAAAAAAATCAGCAACTTGCAATTGTTGCTGGAAGAAATTCGCAAAACAGAAAATTACAGCAAAGATACGCTGGACTCACTTGCCCAGATGGTTCAAGTATTAAAGGATATGCGTTATGATTCGGTGACGGTAGGGAATTCAGATTTGATAGATCAGTACGATAGTACGACTACTTTAGTCAGTGATGCAATCATTGAGTATACAGAAACTATTCCTGATGCTGATCTCAATCCGGTGATCAATGTATTGGTTGATCAGATTGTGAATGCCAACAATAGTGTGCTACTCTACCGGATACGTTATGATAGTTTTAGCGAAGATTTTAATCGCTTTCTTGAGAAGTACAAAAATGTGATGTCAGCCATAGATAGCAGCGGAGGACAGGTGTACAAAAGGCCGATGTTCCGTTTGGTAAATGATTTTAAGGAAGAAGAAGAAGAAAACTAAAAACATGTTAGTAAAAGAGGCCGAATTTATCAAAAGCTCGTCAGACATCAAGCAGTGCCCGGAGAGCCCTCTGCCGGAATACGCCTTTATTGGGCGTTCTAATGTAGGTAAGTCATCGCTGATCAATATGCTGACGGGCCGGAAAAAGCTGGCTAAAATTTCTGCCAAACCGGGTAAGACCCAACTGATCAATCATTTTCTCATCAATAAGCAATGGCATCTGGTGGATTTGCCCGGCTATGGATGGGCCAAGGTGAGTAAAAGCAAAAGAGCTGACTGGGGTGATATGATACAAAATTATCTGCTAAAGCGTGCTCAACTGCTATGTCTCTTTATCCTGATAGATTCCCGCATACCTCCTCAGGAGATAGACCTGAGCTTTATTGCCTGGGTAGGGACCAAGCAAATCCCTTTCGTACTGGTGTTTACCAAAGTGGATAAGCAATCTATAAACAAGACACAGAAGTCAATTGCTGCTTTTCGCCGGGCTTTAAAGGAAGAATGGGCAGAGCTACCGCTTATGTTTGTTACCTCTTCTACAGATAACACCGGGAAAGATGAAATACTGGAATACATAGACAGCATAAGGAATGTAGTGTAGAAGCCAAACTGATGTAAAAAAAATAGAGCCTTAAAATAAATTTCTCAACAATTCACCTTTAATTTGTCATCGCAAAAAAGTAAAAGAGAAAAGTCAAATGCTTCTCTCCTAATAAATTGAATAACCCAAAAAGAAAAGATTCATGGATTTGAAAGATATTGCGTCAATTTCAGGAAAAGGAGGATTATTTCATATTGTAAAACCTACCCGTAGTGGAGTGATCGTAGAGTCGCTGGATGAGCAGAAGAAAAAGCTGGTGGTTGGTGCAAACCATAGAGTTTCTGTACTGAAAGAAGTATCAATTTATACTACAGATGCAGAAGGCTCCGTACCTTTGGAAGAAGTATTTAAGAAAATACATGAAGAGTTTGGGGATGACCCCGGCGTAGATACTTCGGATGCTGAAGAGCTAAAAGCTTTTACCAAGCATATCATTCCTGAATATGATGAAGAGCGGGTTTATCCCTCTGATATGAAAAAGCTGGTCAGCTGGTATAGTATTCTGCTAAAAAATGCCCCCGAAGTGTTTGAGAAGAAAGAAGAAACCACTGAAACTGAGGAGAAATCTGAAGAGAGTAAAGAAGAAAAAGAATAAAAGAAAGCAGGCCTAAGCCTGCTTTCCTGTTTTATGTCTAATCCTGAGCGGAAGAGAATCCTTTTTTGCCATTGAACATATAAAGGTGTTCTGTTTTGATAAAGTCAAAACGGGCTTCATCTACGCGACGTAGTAGATCAAGGATTTGTGCATGGCTCACTACAGCATTCTCTGAAGAAACAAAACGGCAGCGCCAATGATCAGTTGCAAAGGTTTCTGGCTTGCCCTCAGGGTATACCTTTACACCCCGGTTGGTGATCATATCCAGCTTGAGGCCATTGCCATTCATCTCCTCCAGCCGTTTGCCCAGTACTTTGGGATCGCGCTTGTCTTCTTTCCAGTCCAGGAATACATCTACTCCCACCAGTTCCTTTTTCAGATTGGGATCTGAGGGGGTAGTCTGATGGAGTTTGCTGCCTTTTACTGGCTCAAACTGTGCAGGTTTCAGATGCTTGGGTAAGTTACCCAGATTTTTAATGACTGCTTTGGCAAAGCCCTGTGTTCCTACGATCTCTCGGCTGGAACCCACTCGATAAATATCAGCGGTATGTATTCCATCTTCCATCGTCCTTAGCCATGCATTGTTGATATTGGTAGCTACATCTGGCTGCCCGATGTGCACCAGCATCATGATGGCCGCATTGATAAGTCCGGAAGGATTGGCAATGTCTTTACCAGCGATTGGAGGCGCTGAACCGTGGATGGCTTCAAACATCGCGCAGATTTGCCCGATATTGGCTGAGCCTCCTAAGCCTACCGAGCCGGCAATCTGGGCAGCAATATCAGAAATAATGTCACCATAGAGGTTGAGGGTAACAACCACATCCAGTGTTTCAGGCTTATCGGCCAGGATGGCTGAACCAATATCAATGATCATATGCTCTTTCTCAATTTCAGGATACTCTTCGCCAATCTTATTAAAAGTTTTGTGAAAAAGGCCATCGGCAAGCTTCATAATATTATCTTTGGTGAAGCAGGTGACCTTTTTGCGGTTATAGGCCTTGGCATACTCAAAGGCATAGCGTATGATTTTTTCACAGCCCGGGCGGCTGATCAGCTTAAGAGACTGAACTACCTCTTCCGTTTGCTGATGCTCAATCCCAGCGTACAAATCTTCTTCATTTTCCCGTATGATGACCATATCCAGTGCATTGTGCCGGGTAGCTACATAGGGGCTGTAAGACCTACAGGGGCGCACATTGGCATACAAACCAAGCGTAGTACGGGTAGTGACGTTCAGCGATTTGAAGCCACCTCCCTGGGGCGTAGTAATAGGCGCTTTTAGAAAAACCTGTGTTTCTCGTAGTGAGTCCCAAGCAGAAGGAGCAATACCTGCGGGGTTGCCCAGGTTAAAAACTTTTTCTCCAATCTCAATGACCTCCGGTTCAATCTGTGCTCCAGAGGCATCCAGTATATCCAGCGTGGCTTTCATGATTTCAGGACCAATACCATCGCCATAAGCTACTGTGATTTTTTTCTTGTCAGGCATAAAAAATAATTTTGATTAGCGTATTGAAATAAGTGAAGTGCAACTATTAGGTAGCCTAAAGTAAAACTATATGTCTTAAAAAACAGCATAGAGTAGGCTAAATGCAATAAATTCCCTCAAATAGTAAGTCTTTAACAGATTAGTGCCAAAGGAGTTTACTACGTCTGCAAATAAGATATATCCGGACAATTGAGAAACTGCTTTTTGAGTTTACTACACCACCTGTTATATTTGGGCAAAACTTAAGGCACTGAGATGACGAACTTCAAGTTTCTCACTACAACACTCGACAAGGGGATTTTAACCATCGCCATCAATCGGGTTGATAAAATGAACGCTCTGAATAAGGCTACACTAGAAGAATTGGGTGAAGCTTTTCAGGAAGTGTATGATGAAAAAGAAATCAAAGGAGTAATTATTACCGGGGAAGGAGAGAGAGCTTTTGCTGCTGGTGCTGATATTGCAGAGATTGCAGAGCTCAATGAACTTAACGGTAGAAAGTTTTCCGAAATAGGTCAGGAGGTATTTGCGCTTATAGAAAAATGTGATAAGCCGGTGATTGCTGCAGTACATGGTTTTGCTTTGGGTGGTGGCTGTGAGTTGGCTATGGCATGTCATCTTAGAGTGGTTTCCAGCAATGCAGTGTTTGGTCAGCCTGAAGTGAACCTCGGCTTGATCCCTGGTTTTGGAGGTACACAAAGATTAACCCAGTTGGTAGGCAAAGGAAGAGCGTTGGAGATGATGATGACGGCTGACACCATATCTGCCGAAAGAGCCATGGATATAGGTTTGGCTAACTTTTTGGTAAAAGACAAAAAAGAGCTGATAGAATTTTCTCTTCGTTTGATGAAGAAAATCCTGTCCAAAGCCCCGCTGGCAATAGGTATGGTAATTGATTGCGTCAATGCAGCTTTTGCCGGAGACGAAAATGGTTACCAGACAGAGGCCAATAGTTTTGCCGCCTGTTGCAAATCAAGTGATTTTGAAGAAGGAACACAGGCTTTTCTTACCAAGCGCGAAGCGCACTTCACCGGAGAGTAAGCGTAGCAGGTATGTTGTTTGTAGGACAGTTGTGAAAACTGTTCTTCACTACTGATGCGCACCTCAATTTTATGAATCCACTCAAAAAACTGGCTGGCCAGACTGCCCTCTATGGTGGAAGCACTATATTGGGGAGGTTGCTCAGCTATGCTCTTGTACCCCTGCATACTGCTGTCTTTGAAGATACTGCACAGTATGGTGCTGTGACAGAGCTATATGCGTACGTAGCCTTTCTCAATATCATTTATACTTATGGTATGGAAACGGCTTTCTTCCGCTTTATCTCTCGCCATAAAGGGGATGAAGTAAGTATGCAGAAAGTTTACAGTTCGGCAGTCACCGCAATTCTATCCACCAGCTTTCTGTTTTCCGGAATTATTATTAGTTTTTCAGGAGGCATTGCAGACTTAATCGGCTATCCGGAAAGTGGCCATATCATTATCTGGTTGGCTCTGATCATATTTACCGATGCAGTAGTTGCAGTACCTTACGCCAAGCTTAGGCAGGAGAACCGGCCATTGATGTTTGCTATTACCAAGGTATCCAGCATCGTGCTAACAGTAGCACTCAACTTATTTTTCCTGCTGCTTCTACCCAAAATACATACCTATTCTCCTATCCTGGAAGCGATGTATTATCCGGACATGGGTGTAGGCTATGTGTTTCTGGCAAATTTGATTGGTAATGCGGTAATTCCTTTTTTCTTGTGGCGTACACTCTCCGAAGTGCGCCTGCATATTGATTGGCAGGTGTTCAGGCAGATGTTGGTATATGGCTATCCTATACTTATTATGGGCTTAGGTGGGATGGTCAATGAAAATATTGACAAAATACTTCTCGAGGAATTGCTCCCTCTTAACTTCTATTCTGACATGACGCCAAAAGAAGCTTTAGGTGTTTATGGTGCTTGTTTCAAAATTAGTGTACTGATGACATTAGCAATTCAGGCATTTCGTTATGCTGGTGAGCCATTTTTCTTTTCGCAGGCTGAGAATAAAGAAGCTCCTGAGCTCTTTGCCAAGGTAATGCACTACTTTACACTACTGAGTATATTGATTTTATTAGGAGTTAGCGTAAATCTGGAACTTATCGGTTTTATCTTCCTTCGTAGCCCTGGTTATCTGGATGCACTTTTTGTGGTACCCTTTCTGTTATTTGCCAAGCTACTCTTTGGAGTTTATAATAACCTTACAATCTGGTTCAAACTTACAGACAAGACCAAATATGGTACGTATTTCAGTGTGTTGGGAGCTATCATCACATTGGCGGGAAATATTATTCTTATACCTTATATTGGCTACTTGGGATGTGCAGTAGCAAGCATTGCCTGCTACCTGATCATGTGTATTGTCTGCTATATATATGGGCAAAAGTATTATCCCATTCCCTATAATTTTAAGCCAAGCCTGATGTATACTTTCGTAGCTTTGATGATAGTCTATGGTTCTTTCCAAGTTGATCTCGCTAGCCCATTGCTTGAAAATAGCTTAAATATCACTGTTGTGCTCCTGTTTATGGCTGTGGCTTACTTGATAGAACGAAAAAGGCTTACTTAGCAAAGTATTTATTAATTTATAGGGACAGTTTGCAAATTGAAACATATATACCTCATATTTATTTGTCTAATCATCATAACAAATTAATGAAAGTAAGAATTATCAACCAATCTGACCAACCGCTTCCTGCCTATCAGACAGTTCATGCCGCAGGTATGGACTTACACGCCGATATACAGACAGAGGTAACA harbors:
- a CDS encoding 3-phosphoshikimate 1-carboxyvinyltransferase, which codes for MGDKILQLQRVKKPIHARIQLASSKSESNRSLIIQALSKEKIDLQNLSEARDTQTMMRLLQSDEQELNVLDAGTTMRFLLAYCTVAKPGKILHGTPRMHQRPVKLLVDALSKLGASVQYLQNEGYPPVRLEGLPEGQKESAVSIRGDVSSQYISALLMIAPVLPQGLKLTLEGKIGSRPYIAMTLGLMERFGIQYLWEDAVITIEHQAYQKGSYTIESDWSGASYWYSLVALAKQAEVKLLGLREDSLQGDIAIVEIMDKLGVTSTFDEEGVLLQKKEAVEELAYDFSDCPDLAQTVAVTCAAKGIPCTMMGLESLYIKETDRVAALREELSKIGASLLEDKETWELKPGVNPKEIEKVQIHTYEDHRMAMAFAPLAALMDVIIEDPDVVVKSYPGFWKDLGQAGVVQLA
- a CDS encoding radical SAM/SPASM domain-containing protein, with product MKSNLQDSLNFISKLTFRRSTNTLKVLGSYYLSRISGRAKQAGLPISISIEPTTACNLRCPECPSGLRSFSRPTGMLQEEVFRKTIDELKDTLCYLLFYFQGEPYLHPQFLDWVKYAAAQDIYTATSTNAHYLSDENARKTVASGLDRLIISIDGTTQETYEAYRKGGKLEKVIEGTKNIIRWKKELKSPTPHVIFQFLVVGPNEHQIEEVQQLAKALGVDSVGFKTAQIYDYIQGSPLIPQQQKYSRYRKLADGTYAIKNKLLNHCWKMWHSCVITWDGKVVPCCFDKDAHYQLGSMQDKSFREIWRSKAYRQFRQSLLHSRSEIEICKNCTEGTKVWA
- a CDS encoding N-acetylglucosamine kinase, translating into MILIADSGSTKTDWRVIDEAGKISQAKTVGLNPYLETKEKIAAVLREELYPQLNTSIHEVHFYGAGCTTPSACALISEAIKTVFQEVKVAVNSDLLGAARALCGTEAGIACILGTGSNTCLYDGKEIIDNIPPMGYIIGDEGSGSNIGKELINRYFRRELPPGIKEKLEKRFDMSKESVLENVMRQPYPNRYMAGFAKFVFQNLKEPYLMQMVYSILANFFDKTIAHYDNYQQYKIHFTGSIAFYFGNLLRQVANDKGLRVFNILESPIAGLTLYHQEILKS
- the murQ gene encoding N-acetylmuramic acid 6-phosphate etherase — protein: MSTTESSSLYQDLEKMPTGELLKGINNEDKKVAYAVEKVIPQIEKLVDGIVERMKKGGRLFYIGAGTSGRLGVVDASECPPTYGVPHDWVIGIMAGGDAAIRKSVEHAEDDPEQAWKDLQTYDINEKDTLIGIAASGRTPYVIGGVKDARAKGILTGCITCNLESALAEAAEIPIEVVVGPEFVTGSTRMKSGTAQKLVLNMISTTTMIGLGKVKGNRMVDMQLSNNKLVDRGTRMLMEELKVDREKAEALLRKHGSVRQALAAEKHDF
- a CDS encoding SprT-like domain-containing protein, whose translation is MSRHVPDTAQAYCLELWLQYPFSLHITPKRLSKLGDYRYHSGKKTHVITLNATLNPYSFLITYLHEIAHLLAFQKHGFRIAPHGKQWKNSFQELMQPMLNEKVFPKEILLPLTKYMLNPKAASGSDHKLSLALQKYDQQDGSMPLAKVQLEQAFQFRNMTFVKEAVRRTRALCRDLKSGKRYLVSEIARVQLIREEIGGE
- the yihA gene encoding ribosome biogenesis GTP-binding protein YihA/YsxC, which produces MLVKEAEFIKSSSDIKQCPESPLPEYAFIGRSNVGKSSLINMLTGRKKLAKISAKPGKTQLINHFLINKQWHLVDLPGYGWAKVSKSKRADWGDMIQNYLLKRAQLLCLFILIDSRIPPQEIDLSFIAWVGTKQIPFVLVFTKVDKQSINKTQKSIAAFRRALKEEWAELPLMFVTSSTDNTGKDEILEYIDSIRNVV
- a CDS encoding DUF5606 family protein codes for the protein MDLKDIASISGKGGLFHIVKPTRSGVIVESLDEQKKKLVVGANHRVSVLKEVSIYTTDAEGSVPLEEVFKKIHEEFGDDPGVDTSDAEELKAFTKHIIPEYDEERVYPSDMKKLVSWYSILLKNAPEVFEKKEETTETEEKSEESKEEKE
- a CDS encoding NADP-dependent isocitrate dehydrogenase; amino-acid sequence: MPDKKKITVAYGDGIGPEIMKATLDILDASGAQIEPEVIEIGEKVFNLGNPAGIAPSAWDSLRETQVFLKAPITTPQGGGFKSLNVTTRTTLGLYANVRPCRSYSPYVATRHNALDMVIIRENEEDLYAGIEHQQTEEVVQSLKLISRPGCEKIIRYAFEYAKAYNRKKVTCFTKDNIMKLADGLFHKTFNKIGEEYPEIEKEHMIIDIGSAILADKPETLDVVVTLNLYGDIISDIAAQIAGSVGLGGSANIGQICAMFEAIHGSAPPIAGKDIANPSGLINAAIMMLVHIGQPDVATNINNAWLRTMEDGIHTADIYRVGSSREIVGTQGFAKAVIKNLGNLPKHLKPAQFEPVKGSKLHQTTPSDPNLKKELVGVDVFLDWKEDKRDPKVLGKRLEEMNGNGLKLDMITNRGVKVYPEGKPETFATDHWRCRFVSSENAVVSHAQILDLLRRVDEARFDFIKTEHLYMFNGKKGFSSAQD
- a CDS encoding enoyl-CoA hydratase/isomerase family protein; amino-acid sequence: MTNFKFLTTTLDKGILTIAINRVDKMNALNKATLEELGEAFQEVYDEKEIKGVIITGEGERAFAAGADIAEIAELNELNGRKFSEIGQEVFALIEKCDKPVIAAVHGFALGGGCELAMACHLRVVSSNAVFGQPEVNLGLIPGFGGTQRLTQLVGKGRALEMMMTADTISAERAMDIGLANFLVKDKKELIEFSLRLMKKILSKAPLAIGMVIDCVNAAFAGDENGYQTEANSFAACCKSSDFEEGTQAFLTKREAHFTGE
- a CDS encoding lipopolysaccharide biosynthesis protein: MNPLKKLAGQTALYGGSTILGRLLSYALVPLHTAVFEDTAQYGAVTELYAYVAFLNIIYTYGMETAFFRFISRHKGDEVSMQKVYSSAVTAILSTSFLFSGIIISFSGGIADLIGYPESGHIIIWLALIIFTDAVVAVPYAKLRQENRPLMFAITKVSSIVLTVALNLFFLLLLPKIHTYSPILEAMYYPDMGVGYVFLANLIGNAVIPFFLWRTLSEVRLHIDWQVFRQMLVYGYPILIMGLGGMVNENIDKILLEELLPLNFYSDMTPKEALGVYGACFKISVLMTLAIQAFRYAGEPFFFSQAENKEAPELFAKVMHYFTLLSILILLGVSVNLELIGFIFLRSPGYLDALFVVPFLLFAKLLFGVYNNLTIWFKLTDKTKYGTYFSVLGAIITLAGNIILIPYIGYLGCAVASIACYLIMCIVCYIYGQKYYPIPYNFKPSLMYTFVALMIVYGSFQVDLASPLLENSLNITVVLLFMAVAYLIERKRLT